A portion of the Lysinibacillus timonensis genome contains these proteins:
- a CDS encoding VOC family protein, producing the protein MGIKKIEHTALIVKNLEESIEFYEQLLNFQLRTTGNTGNRKLAFLNIKDHPEVEIELIEELTETESPYINGVIDHIAFAVEDMEETIKDLQSKGVSFLTEKPSLTAFGKKNILFKGLNGELLQLIEM; encoded by the coding sequence ATGGGAATTAAAAAAATTGAACATACAGCTCTAATTGTGAAAAATTTAGAAGAATCCATTGAATTTTATGAACAATTGTTAAATTTTCAACTGCGAACTACAGGAAATACAGGGAATCGAAAACTTGCATTTCTAAATATAAAAGACCATCCAGAGGTTGAAATTGAATTAATTGAGGAATTAACAGAAACAGAAAGTCCTTATATAAACGGAGTCATCGATCATATTGCATTTGCAGTAGAAGACATGGAGGAAACAATAAAGGATCTACAATCGAAGGGTGTGTCTTTTTTAACTGAAAAGCCAAGTCTAACTGCATTTGGTAAGAAGAATATATTATTTAAGGGTTTAAATGGAGAGTTACTGCAATTAATTGAAATGTAA
- a CDS encoding NADPH-dependent FMN reductase codes for MKIIGLSGSIVGSKTRTAMNYTMKSLQEKYPEIETTLIDLADYQIQFSDGRNYLEYEGDTGYVTKSLMDADAIIIGTPIFQASIPATLKNIFDLLPVNAFREKVISMIVTAGSSKHYLIAEQQLKPILAYMKAQIVQSYVFIEEKDFHRKVIVNDDIHFRIERLVEDTVLLTETYIKIREEKEAKYDF; via the coding sequence ATGAAAATTATTGGTCTATCGGGATCAATCGTTGGTTCGAAAACTCGAACAGCTATGAACTATACAATGAAATCACTTCAAGAAAAGTATCCAGAAATCGAAACAACATTAATCGATTTAGCTGATTACCAAATACAATTTAGTGATGGGAGAAATTATTTGGAATACGAAGGGGATACGGGATATGTTACTAAATCATTAATGGATGCGGATGCTATTATTATTGGTACGCCAATCTTCCAAGCATCCATACCGGCTACATTAAAGAATATTTTTGATTTACTGCCAGTAAATGCATTTCGGGAAAAGGTAATCAGCATGATTGTAACTGCTGGTAGCTCAAAGCACTATTTAATAGCTGAACAACAACTAAAACCAATCTTAGCTTATATGAAAGCTCAAATTGTTCAGTCTTACGTGTTCATTGAGGAAAAGGATTTTCATCGAAAAGTGATAGTGAATGATGACATTCATTTTCGAATTGAACGACTAGTAGAAGATACAGTTCTACTAACAGAAACATATATAAAAATCCGAGAAGAAAAAGAAGCGAAGTACGATTTTTAA
- the proB gene encoding glutamate 5-kinase, whose product MKKMRVVVKIGSSSLTNPRGEIDQEKLQDHIEALTTLKQQGHEVLLVSSGAVAAGFRKLGYPTRPVTLKGKQAAAAVGQTLLVQQYAKGFQDYNITTAQILLTRTDFSKKDRYKNAYATFTELLERSILPIINENDTVSVAELTFGDNDMLSALVSGLVHADHLIILTDINGFYDGNPTKNPNAKRIHHLSNISEEHLALASGSGSKVGTGGMQSKLLAARSALQSGVKVFIGKGSGSNKLLEILNGYGDGTYISRDDSLTLPNNKQWISFTEVSGKIFIDEGAKNALVSKGKSLLPAGVYQIEGHFSFGDVVEVYYQETLLGRGEVLYSSDELTNALGKRTDEILSKSKEVIHRDKWVRV is encoded by the coding sequence ATGAAGAAAATGCGTGTGGTCGTGAAAATCGGGAGCAGTTCCCTCACCAATCCCAGAGGAGAAATTGACCAAGAAAAATTACAAGACCATATCGAAGCATTGACTACGTTAAAACAACAAGGACATGAAGTACTACTCGTATCATCGGGTGCTGTCGCTGCAGGCTTTCGTAAACTTGGCTATCCAACAAGACCAGTCACACTGAAAGGAAAACAAGCAGCAGCTGCTGTAGGGCAAACTTTATTAGTTCAGCAGTATGCCAAAGGTTTTCAAGACTATAATATTACAACTGCACAGATTTTACTTACACGTACTGATTTTTCTAAAAAAGATCGTTATAAAAATGCTTACGCAACTTTTACAGAGCTTTTAGAAAGATCCATTTTACCTATTATTAACGAAAACGATACAGTGTCAGTTGCAGAATTAACCTTTGGAGATAATGATATGCTCTCGGCTTTAGTAAGTGGACTTGTTCATGCAGATCATCTAATTATTTTGACAGACATTAATGGTTTTTATGACGGTAACCCTACTAAAAATCCAAATGCGAAACGAATTCATCATTTATCAAATATTTCAGAAGAGCATTTAGCACTGGCTTCAGGTAGTGGCTCAAAGGTTGGTACTGGTGGTATGCAATCAAAACTTCTTGCTGCAAGAAGTGCCCTGCAATCAGGTGTAAAGGTTTTTATCGGAAAAGGGTCAGGTTCGAATAAACTATTGGAAATTTTAAATGGTTATGGAGACGGTACGTATATTAGTCGTGACGACTCTCTTACTCTTCCAAATAACAAACAATGGATTTCATTCACTGAAGTATCAGGTAAGATTTTTATCGATGAAGGTGCAAAAAATGCATTAGTATCCAAGGGAAAAAGTTTATTACCAGCTGGAGTGTATCAAATTGAGGGGCATTTTTCTTTTGGAGATGTAGTGGAAGTGTACTACCAAGAGACATTGCTAGGTCGTGGTGAAGTACTCTACTCTAGCGATGAACTAACCAATGCTTTAGGAAAACGCACAGATGAAATATTATCAAAATCGAAAGAAGTCATCCATAGAGATAAATGGGTAAGAGTTTAA
- a CDS encoding glutamate-5-semialdehyde dehydrogenase, with translation MTKISIESEVQVKGKLAKNASTILNIKTTAEKNDALLKIADQLLIDQAELMRENEKDLMAGKEKGLPTSTLDRILINNSRIQAMSSAIRELITLKDPVGEMIETIQKENGLRIEKRRVPLGVIGMIYEARPNVTVDAATLSLKTGNAVILRGSSSAKNSNKALVKSIHRALENTSIPIEAVQLIEDTSHETAKELFHLNEYLDVLIPRGSKSLIDLVVKESTVPVLETGAGNCHIYIDYNAQYEMAQNILINAKTQRPSVCNAAESLLIQREWFAQFGEQLLRQLQDEGVTVIGDENVCAILPTAENASEEDYATEFLNLTISVKVVENVYEAIEHVNKFGTKHSEAIITEDSFNADAFLKNVDAAAVYHNASTRFTDGFEFGYGAEIGISTQKLHARGPMGLPSLTSSKYFVYGNGQIRN, from the coding sequence ATGACAAAGATATCAATAGAAAGTGAAGTGCAAGTGAAAGGAAAACTTGCAAAAAATGCAAGCACGATCTTAAACATTAAAACGACCGCTGAAAAAAATGATGCCCTTCTGAAAATCGCGGATCAGCTTTTGATAGACCAAGCAGAATTAATGAGAGAAAATGAAAAGGATTTAATGGCTGGGAAAGAAAAAGGGTTACCAACTTCAACACTAGATCGTATCTTAATCAATAATTCAAGAATTCAAGCAATGTCTAGCGCAATTCGTGAACTAATTACTTTAAAGGATCCCGTTGGTGAAATGATTGAAACCATTCAGAAAGAAAATGGCTTAAGAATAGAAAAACGAAGAGTCCCACTTGGCGTAATTGGAATGATTTATGAAGCTCGCCCAAATGTAACAGTAGATGCTGCTACACTTAGTTTAAAAACGGGTAATGCAGTAATTTTAAGAGGTAGTTCATCAGCAAAAAATTCTAACAAAGCACTTGTCAAATCGATTCACCGCGCATTAGAAAATACATCAATCCCAATCGAGGCAGTTCAATTAATTGAAGATACAAGTCATGAAACAGCCAAGGAATTATTTCACTTAAACGAGTATTTAGATGTATTAATCCCACGAGGAAGTAAATCTTTAATTGACCTTGTTGTAAAAGAATCGACAGTACCAGTACTAGAAACGGGCGCGGGTAATTGTCATATATATATCGACTATAATGCCCAGTACGAGATGGCTCAAAATATTTTAATCAACGCCAAAACACAGCGTCCTTCAGTCTGTAATGCAGCGGAAAGTTTACTAATTCAACGTGAATGGTTTGCTCAATTTGGAGAACAATTGTTACGTCAATTGCAAGATGAAGGTGTTACGGTTATTGGTGATGAGAATGTATGTGCAATTTTACCAACAGCTGAAAACGCATCAGAAGAAGATTACGCTACTGAATTTTTAAATTTAACGATCAGCGTTAAAGTAGTTGAAAATGTTTATGAAGCGATTGAACACGTAAATAAATTTGGAACCAAACATTCAGAAGCTATTATCACCGAAGATAGTTTTAATGCTGATGCTTTTCTAAAAAATGTTGATGCCGCCGCTGTATACCATAATGCATCCACTAGATTTACAGACGGATTTGAATTTGGTTATGGCGCGGAGATTGGAATTAGTACACAAAAACTACATGCACGTGGACCTATGGGATTACCTTCCCTTACTTCTTCAAAATATTTTGTATATGGTAATGGTCAAATTCGTAACTAA
- a CDS encoding LLM class flavin-dependent oxidoreductase, with translation MKEYRINPNKGLEFGIYTLGDHIANPNKGERISAQQRIQEIIELAKLAEQAGIDFFSVGESHQEYFTTQAHTVVLSAIAQATNKIKISSSSTIISTLDPVRVYEDFATIDLISNGRAEIIAGRASRVGLFSLLGYDLRDYEELFEEKFDLLLKINKEEIVNWSGEFRAPLRNAQILPRPLNGSLPIWRAVGGPPASAIKAGRAGVPMQLAMLGGPATSFKYSIDAYRESLSDHGYDPSEFPVATAGFFYAADTTQDALREYYPFINEGMKLTNGRGFPKQQFAQGADRRDVMNVGSPQQIIEKILYQHELFGHQRYIGQMDFGGVPFDKLMKNIEIIGNEILPAIRKYTAKQGGE, from the coding sequence ATGAAGGAATATCGTATTAACCCAAATAAAGGGTTAGAATTCGGCATTTATACATTAGGGGATCATATAGCAAATCCGAATAAAGGTGAACGAATTTCCGCGCAACAAAGGATTCAGGAGATTATCGAATTAGCAAAACTAGCTGAACAAGCCGGGATTGATTTTTTCAGTGTAGGAGAAAGTCACCAGGAGTATTTTACAACTCAAGCCCATACAGTTGTGTTGTCTGCCATCGCTCAAGCTACAAATAAAATAAAAATTTCAAGTTCATCAACCATTATTAGTACATTAGATCCTGTTCGAGTGTATGAAGATTTTGCAACCATCGATTTAATTTCGAATGGACGAGCTGAAATTATTGCTGGGCGTGCTTCACGCGTTGGGTTGTTTAGTTTACTAGGATATGATCTTCGTGATTATGAAGAGTTATTCGAAGAAAAATTTGATTTATTATTGAAAATAAATAAAGAAGAAATCGTCAATTGGAGTGGAGAATTCCGAGCACCGTTACGAAATGCTCAAATCCTACCAAGGCCATTAAATGGCTCATTACCAATTTGGAGAGCTGTAGGTGGACCTCCTGCTAGTGCCATAAAAGCTGGTCGAGCTGGGGTCCCAATGCAACTTGCAATGCTTGGGGGACCTGCTACAAGCTTTAAATATTCCATTGATGCCTATCGTGAATCATTAAGTGATCATGGATACGACCCAAGTGAGTTTCCAGTAGCTACAGCTGGTTTTTTCTATGCTGCTGACACAACTCAAGACGCCCTGAGAGAGTATTATCCGTTCATTAATGAGGGGATGAAACTAACAAATGGTCGAGGTTTTCCAAAGCAACAATTTGCGCAAGGAGCAGATAGAAGAGACGTTATGAATGTAGGTAGTCCACAACAAATTATTGAAAAGATTCTCTATCAACATGAACTATTTGGTCATCAACGATATATCGGTCAAATGGATTTTGGTGGTGTACCTTTTGATAAGTTAATGAAAAACATTGAAATCATTGGGAATGAAATTTTACCAGCTATAAGAAAATATACTGCAAAACAGGGGGGAGAATGA